GATCGAGCTGCGGTCAAACGGCGTCAGGAAGGTCTCGCGAACGGTCTTCAACACTTCGCGAATGATCTGGTCAGCGTCATTTTCGCGCTCGAAGATTTCGCGCGCGTTCTCGTGCATCGACGCGCCGCCCTGAACCAATCGACCAGTCGCGTCGGCTGCGGCGACGAGCGCGACCGCATGCGCCTCGAACAGTTCGAAAAAGCCGCCGGTCTTCGGCAAAAGGCGTTGGAACCAGGCGAACATCGGGCCTACTTTCGATTTTCGGGCCACCGAGACCAGCATGTTGGGTCGGCGGGCAATCTTGTTGAATTCGGACGCGCCAAAGGTGCGGATCAAGTCGCGAAGGTCGGGCTCCTCGACCGCGTTGGCCGCATCGGCAAGGCTGAACCAGCGCCGCTCGCGCTGCCCCTTTTCCTTCCATTCGGACAATTCCTCGCTAACGGCGAGCGGGAACACTTCGACGTCGGCCATCAGGGATGCGCCGCTGCCCTTCCGCTTTCGATAGCGATACGTGCCGAGCGAGGTCGGGCAGACCGCCCCGCGGACGCCAGCCTCTTCTTCGGCCTCAAGCGCCGCGGCGGCATGAGGCGAGATGGATTTACCGAAGTTGCCCTTGGGAATGACCCACCGCTTCGTTTCGCGCGACGTCACCAGCAGGACGTGCACGGGCGCATCGAGTTCGCGACCGACGTTGCGGTACGGAAGGGCGGCAATCTGGCGAATGGTGAACCTCGATCTGGCAACAGAAGGAACCCCGCCGCCTTTCGGCGACGGGGCTAATACGCGACCTTCCGGCCTGCAAGAAAAATGACCGGATGGTTACAGATTGGTGACAGGCTTAGGCGGGCGTGATGTCCGCGGCGCCGGTGGTGTCGCCCTCGCCCGCATCGGGGCGACGATCGAACACCTCGTCGATCAGGCCGAAC
Above is a genomic segment from Sphingomonas sp. LY29 containing:
- a CDS encoding DUF47 family protein: MRQIAALPYRNVGRELDAPVHVLLVTSRETKRWVIPKGNFGKSISPHAAAALEAEEEAGVRGAVCPTSLGTYRYRKRKGSGASLMADVEVFPLAVSEELSEWKEKGQRERRWFSLADAANAVEEPDLRDLIRTFGASEFNKIARRPNMLVSVARKSKVGPMFAWFQRLLPKTGGFFELFEAHAVALVAAADATGRLVQGGASMHENAREIFERENDADQIIREVLKTVRETFLTPFDRSSITALISAMDNAVDEMQAAASAIELYEVKDFEPEMKDMAAIIVDSGRLVAEAMPLLRDVATNGGRLHELTERLVRMEGHADEIHSAGLKKVFQTHRNGDAIDFVVRREIFKHLERIVDAFEDVANVIDGIVIDHS